Proteins from a genomic interval of Micromonospora sp. NBC_00389:
- a CDS encoding DUF58 domain-containing protein, whose protein sequence is MRAGLRGLTTRGRSFLAAAVAAAISAGILGEKDLLRVAVLLAVLPLLAAAYVGRSRYKLACNRSLDPHRVPVGANSRVVLRLQNLSRLPTGTLLLEDRLPYALGSRPRVVLERLGAQQASSVAYTVRADVRGRYDVGPLVVRMSDPFGLCELSRAFPSTDHLTVIPQVTPLPSVRLPGEYAGSGDSRARSVAVHGEDDAATREYRRGDDLRRVHWKSTARTGELMVRREEQPWESRATVVLDTRAYGHRGDGPTASFEWAVSAAASIAVHLRQAGYKLRLVTGSGADVDASEAGGDGTLLDHLAEVRLDQRAEVTGLVQRVRQRADGGLIIGLFGAVSVAEAELLAGLRGNGATCVGFLLDSSTWLSLPEKARAEAEHAHGAAALTMLQSGWRVVGVDHGSRLPALWPQAGRGSQGFALRAALAETVAGGVR, encoded by the coding sequence GTGCGTGCAGGGCTGCGCGGGCTGACCACCCGCGGGCGCTCGTTCCTCGCCGCCGCGGTCGCGGCGGCGATCTCGGCCGGCATCCTCGGCGAGAAGGACCTGCTCCGGGTCGCCGTGCTGCTGGCCGTCCTGCCGCTGCTGGCCGCCGCCTACGTCGGACGCAGCCGCTACAAGCTGGCCTGCAACCGTTCACTGGACCCGCACCGGGTCCCGGTCGGCGCCAACTCCCGGGTGGTGCTGCGGCTGCAGAACCTCTCCCGGCTGCCGACCGGCACCCTTCTACTGGAGGACCGGCTGCCCTACGCCCTGGGCAGCCGGCCCCGGGTGGTGCTGGAGCGGCTCGGCGCGCAGCAGGCCAGCTCTGTGGCGTACACCGTCCGGGCCGACGTGCGGGGCCGCTACGACGTGGGCCCGCTGGTGGTGCGGATGAGCGACCCGTTCGGGCTCTGCGAGCTCAGCCGGGCCTTCCCCAGCACCGACCACCTGACGGTCATCCCGCAGGTCACCCCACTGCCGTCGGTCCGGCTCCCCGGGGAGTACGCGGGCAGCGGCGACAGCCGGGCCCGGTCGGTGGCGGTGCACGGTGAGGACGACGCGGCGACCCGGGAGTACCGGCGCGGCGACGACCTGCGCCGGGTGCACTGGAAGTCCACGGCACGCACCGGCGAGCTGATGGTGCGCCGCGAGGAACAGCCGTGGGAGAGCCGGGCCACGGTCGTGCTGGACACCCGCGCGTACGGTCACCGCGGCGACGGGCCGACGGCGAGTTTCGAGTGGGCGGTCTCCGCCGCCGCGAGCATCGCCGTGCACCTGCGTCAGGCCGGCTACAAGCTGCGCCTGGTCACCGGTTCGGGGGCGGACGTGGACGCCTCGGAAGCCGGCGGCGACGGGACGCTGCTCGACCACCTCGCCGAGGTCCGGCTGGACCAGCGGGCCGAGGTGACCGGCCTGGTGCAGCGGGTCCGGCAACGCGCTGACGGCGGTCTGATCATCGGGTTGTTCGGCGCGGTGAGTGTGGCCGAGGCCGAGCTGCTGGCCGGGCTGCGGGGCAATGGCGCCACCTGCGTCGGCTTCCTGTTGGACAGCTCCACCTGGCTGAGCCTGCCGGAGAAGGCCCGGGCCGAGGCGGAGCACGCGCACGGCGCCGCCGCGCTCACGATGTTGCAGAGCGGTTGGCGGGTGGTCGGCGTCGACCACGGCAGCCGGCTGCCGGCACTCTGGCCGCAGGCGGGCCGGGGTTCCCAGGGCTTCGCCCTGCGCGCCGCGCTGGCCGAGACGGTGGCCGGCGGCGTGCGATGA
- the leuS gene encoding leucine--tRNA ligase produces MSEAAAPAGDIPPFRYTAALADEIENRWQDIWAREGTFHAPNPTGPLADPDHPRAGAEKLYVLDMFPYPSGAGLHVGHPLGYIGTDCFARYQRMAGRNVLHAMGFDAFGLPAEQYAVQTGTHPRTTTVANIERYKAQLRRLGLAHDERRSVATIDTDFYRWTQWIFLQIFNSWYDRDAGRARPIAELIAEFEGGNRATPDGRAWAELSVAERRQVVDDHRLAYVSQAPVNWCPGLGTVLANEEVTADGRSDRGNFPVFKRNLKQWMMRITAYGDRLIEDLDSLDWPEPIKMMQRNWIGRSTGAHIDFPTELEPIRVFTTRPDTIFGATYMVLAPEHELVDTLVPAAWPEGTRDAWTGGHASPRAAVEAYRKAAAAKTDIERQADSKEKTGVFIGAYATNPVTGGQIPIFIADYVLAGYGTGAIMAVPAQDERDWAFAEVFELPIVRTVQPAEGFDGKAYTGDGPAINSAAPERGLDLDGLGVADAKAAIIAWLEANGYGAGAVTYRLRDWLFSRQRYWGEPFPIVYDETGAAIALPEEMLPVELPEVDDFSPKTFDPNDGDSNPETPLSRRRDWVEVELDLGDGPKRYTRETNVMPQWAGSCWYELRYLDPTNSERFVDAENERYWMGPRGEGDCGGTDLYVGGAEHAVLHLLYARFWHKVLFDLGHVSSFEPFRKLFNQGMIQAYAYTDSRGSYVQAEDVIEREGGWYLGDDEVRREYGKMGKSLKNVVTPDDMCAAYGADTFRVYEMSMGPLEVSRPWETRAVVGSYRFLQRVWRAVVDEETGALRVSEAPADEATRRLLHKVIDGVRGDMDGIRFNTAIAKLIELTNGLTQLSATPREVAEPLVLMVAPFAPHVAEELWRRLGHETSLTYADFPTADPALLVADTVTYPVQVNGKVRGRIEVPTDASEESVRAAALDAVAATLAGKEPRKVIVVPGRMVSVVA; encoded by the coding sequence ATGAGTGAGGCAGCCGCACCGGCGGGCGACATTCCCCCGTTCCGGTACACCGCGGCCCTGGCCGACGAGATCGAAAATCGTTGGCAGGACATCTGGGCGCGCGAGGGCACCTTCCACGCCCCGAACCCGACCGGCCCGCTGGCCGACCCGGACCACCCCCGGGCCGGTGCGGAAAAGCTGTACGTGCTGGACATGTTCCCCTACCCGTCCGGCGCCGGCCTGCACGTCGGCCACCCCCTGGGCTACATCGGCACCGACTGCTTCGCCCGCTACCAGCGGATGGCGGGGCGCAACGTGCTGCACGCCATGGGCTTCGACGCGTTCGGCCTGCCCGCCGAGCAGTACGCGGTGCAGACCGGCACCCACCCACGGACCACCACGGTGGCGAACATCGAGCGGTACAAGGCGCAGCTGCGCCGGCTGGGGCTGGCGCACGACGAGCGCCGCTCGGTGGCGACCATCGACACTGACTTCTACCGCTGGACCCAATGGATCTTCCTGCAGATCTTCAACTCCTGGTACGACCGGGACGCCGGGCGGGCCCGGCCGATCGCCGAGCTGATTGCCGAGTTCGAGGGCGGCAACCGGGCGACCCCGGACGGTCGGGCCTGGGCCGAGCTGAGCGTCGCCGAGCGCCGCCAGGTCGTCGACGACCACCGCCTGGCGTACGTCTCGCAGGCCCCGGTGAACTGGTGCCCAGGGCTGGGCACCGTGCTGGCCAACGAGGAGGTCACCGCCGACGGCCGCTCCGACCGGGGCAACTTCCCGGTCTTCAAGCGCAACCTGAAGCAGTGGATGATGCGGATCACCGCGTACGGTGACCGGCTGATCGAGGACCTGGACAGCCTGGACTGGCCCGAGCCGATCAAGATGATGCAGCGCAACTGGATCGGCCGGTCCACCGGTGCGCACATCGACTTCCCCACCGAGCTGGAGCCGATCCGGGTGTTCACGACCCGGCCGGACACCATCTTCGGGGCCACGTACATGGTGCTGGCGCCCGAGCACGAGCTGGTCGACACGCTGGTGCCGGCCGCCTGGCCGGAGGGGACGAGGGACGCCTGGACCGGCGGGCACGCCAGCCCCCGGGCGGCCGTCGAGGCGTACCGCAAGGCGGCGGCGGCCAAGACCGACATCGAGCGGCAGGCCGACAGCAAGGAGAAGACCGGCGTCTTCATCGGCGCGTACGCCACCAACCCGGTCACCGGCGGGCAGATCCCGATCTTCATCGCCGACTACGTGCTGGCCGGCTACGGCACCGGCGCGATCATGGCGGTGCCGGCACAGGACGAGCGGGACTGGGCGTTCGCCGAGGTCTTCGAGCTGCCCATCGTGCGCACCGTGCAGCCGGCGGAGGGCTTCGACGGCAAGGCGTACACCGGGGACGGCCCGGCGATCAACAGCGCCGCGCCCGAGCGCGGCCTGGACCTGGACGGCCTGGGGGTCGCCGATGCCAAGGCGGCGATCATCGCCTGGCTGGAGGCGAACGGGTACGGCGCCGGCGCGGTGACCTACCGGCTGCGCGACTGGCTGTTCTCCCGGCAGCGCTACTGGGGCGAGCCGTTCCCGATCGTCTACGACGAGACCGGCGCGGCGATCGCCCTGCCCGAGGAGATGCTGCCGGTCGAGCTGCCGGAGGTGGACGACTTCTCGCCGAAGACGTTCGACCCGAACGACGGCGACTCGAACCCGGAGACCCCGCTGTCGCGTCGCCGCGACTGGGTCGAGGTGGAGCTGGACCTGGGTGACGGGCCGAAGCGGTACACCCGGGAGACCAACGTGATGCCGCAGTGGGCCGGCTCCTGCTGGTACGAGCTGCGTTACCTGGACCCGACCAACAGCGAGCGGTTCGTCGACGCGGAGAACGAGCGGTACTGGATGGGCCCGCGCGGCGAGGGCGACTGCGGGGGTACCGACCTGTACGTCGGCGGCGCCGAGCACGCCGTGCTGCACCTGCTGTACGCGCGGTTCTGGCACAAGGTGCTGTTCGACCTGGGGCACGTGTCGTCGTTCGAGCCATTCCGCAAGCTGTTCAACCAGGGCATGATCCAGGCGTACGCGTACACCGACTCGCGCGGCAGTTACGTGCAGGCCGAGGACGTCATCGAGCGCGAAGGCGGCTGGTACCTGGGCGACGACGAGGTGCGCCGCGAGTACGGCAAGATGGGCAAGTCGCTGAAGAACGTGGTGACCCCCGACGACATGTGCGCCGCGTACGGCGCGGACACCTTCCGGGTGTACGAGATGTCGATGGGCCCGCTGGAGGTGTCCCGTCCCTGGGAGACCCGGGCGGTCGTCGGGTCGTACCGGTTCCTGCAGCGGGTCTGGCGGGCCGTGGTCGACGAGGAGACCGGTGCGCTGCGGGTCAGTGAGGCCCCGGCCGACGAGGCGACCCGCCGGCTGCTGCACAAGGTGATCGACGGGGTCCGTGGCGACATGGACGGCATCCGGTTCAACACGGCGATCGCGAAGCTGATCGAGCTGACCAACGGGCTGACCCAGCTGTCGGCGACGCCGCGCGAGGTGGCCGAGCCGCTGGTGCTCATGGTGGCGCCGTTCGCCCCGCACGTGGCCGAGGAACTGTGGCGCCGGCTGGGCCACGAGACCTCGCTGACGTACGCGGACTTCCCGACGGCTGATCCGGCACTGCTGGTGGCGGACACGGTGACCTATCCGGTGCAGGTCAACGGCAAGGTCCGTGGCCGCATCGAGGTTCCCACCGACGCGTCCGAGGAGTCGGTCCGTGCCGCCGCACTGGACGCGGTGGCCGCCACCCTGGCCGGCAAGGAACCCCGCAAGGTCATCGTGGTGCCGGGCCGGATGGTCTCCGTCGTCGCCTGA
- a CDS encoding AAA family ATPase has protein sequence MTQQTWDEVGGLLPHDEFRAASEAIVANIEQVIEGKTATVRLALAVLLAEGHLLIEDVPGVGKTKLAKALARSIDCTVRRIQFTPDLLPSDVTGVSVYNQETHDFEFRPGAVFANLVVGDEINRASPKTQSALLECMEERQVTVDGVTYQLQTPFMVIATQNPIEMEGTYPLPEAQRDRFTARIAMGYPDAGAELAMLDGHGGTDPLNELRPVSDADIVRQLIATVRQVHVADAVKQYAIDLVTATREAPDLRLGASPRATLQLLRTARAVAALEGRDYVLPDDLQALAVPVMAHRIIPTADAQLARRTTDAIVSELVHRLPLPHDRQRSPYDTRPATGNGRAPYEPRRP, from the coding sequence GTGACACAACAGACCTGGGACGAGGTCGGCGGACTGTTGCCGCACGACGAGTTCCGCGCCGCCAGCGAGGCCATCGTGGCCAACATCGAGCAGGTCATCGAGGGTAAGACCGCCACCGTGCGGCTTGCCCTTGCCGTCCTGCTCGCCGAGGGTCACCTCCTCATCGAAGACGTCCCCGGCGTCGGCAAGACCAAGCTGGCCAAGGCCTTGGCGCGGTCCATCGACTGCACGGTGCGGCGGATCCAGTTCACCCCCGACCTGCTGCCCAGCGACGTCACCGGGGTCAGCGTCTACAACCAGGAGACGCACGACTTCGAGTTCCGTCCCGGCGCCGTCTTCGCCAACCTGGTCGTCGGCGACGAAATCAACCGCGCCTCGCCGAAGACCCAGTCGGCGCTGCTGGAGTGCATGGAGGAGCGGCAGGTCACCGTCGACGGCGTGACGTACCAGCTGCAGACTCCGTTCATGGTCATCGCCACCCAGAACCCGATCGAGATGGAGGGGACCTACCCGCTGCCCGAGGCGCAGCGCGACCGGTTCACCGCTCGGATCGCGATGGGCTACCCGGACGCTGGCGCCGAGCTGGCCATGCTGGACGGGCACGGCGGCACCGACCCGCTGAACGAGCTGCGCCCGGTCTCCGACGCGGACATCGTCCGGCAGCTCATCGCCACCGTCCGGCAGGTGCACGTCGCCGACGCGGTCAAGCAGTACGCCATCGACCTGGTCACCGCGACCCGCGAGGCCCCCGACCTGCGTCTGGGCGCCTCCCCCCGGGCAACCCTGCAGCTGCTGCGCACCGCCCGGGCGGTCGCCGCTTTGGAGGGGCGCGACTACGTCCTCCCCGACGACCTGCAGGCCCTCGCGGTGCCGGTAATGGCGCACCGGATCATCCCGACCGCCGACGCGCAGCTCGCCCGACGCACCACCGACGCGATCGTCTCCGAGCTGGTGCACCGACTGCCGTTGCCGCACGACCGGCAGCGCTCCCCGTACGACACCCGGCCCGCCACCGGCAACGGTCGCGCGCCCTACGAGCCGCGGAGGCCGTGA